Proteins from a genomic interval of Bombus affinis isolate iyBomAffi1 chromosome 18, iyBomAffi1.2, whole genome shotgun sequence:
- the LOC126926608 gene encoding aldehyde dehydrogenase 1A1 isoform X3, with amino-acid sequence MSRKMPDIKYTQLFINNEFMDSVSRKKFPTINPADGTVIADISEGDKADVDKAVTAASRAFSRGSDWRNMDSSVRGKLMNKFADLITRDLEYIATLEALDNGKTYSNAVFDIEASIDTIRYYAGWCDKIFGDTIPADGNLVSLTRKEPIGVVGQIIPWNYPFLMLAWKWGPALATGCTIVLKPAEQTPLSALYAAALAKEAGFPPGVINVITGYGPTAGAAIAEHPGIQKVAFTGSTEVGRLIMAASAKSNLKRVSLELGGKSPLVIFDDVDIEKAAEIAYNAIFANHGQNCCAGSRTFVHTKIYDQFVAHAKQLALKTKVGDPFDAETQQGPQIDQEMFDKVLGLIKSGKEEGAVLEVGGERHGNVGYFIKPTVFSNVTDNMRIAKEEIFGPVQSILKFETMDEVIERANNTNYGLAAGVLSKDIDKALMFAQAVQAGSVWVNCYDAITPQTPFGGFKQSGIGRELGAEGLKEYLETKTVSIKVPTEKVCLTI; translated from the exons ATGAGTCGTAAAATGCCGGATATTAAATATACTCAG ttatttataaataatgaaTTTATGGATTCTGTGAGTCGTAAAAAGTTTCCTACTATAAATCCAGCTGACGGTACTGTTATTGCAGATATCTCTGAAGGTGATAAG GCAGATGTAGATAAGGCAGTTACAGCTGCAAGTCGAGCATTTAGTAGAGGATCAGATTGGCGAAATATGGATTCATCTGTTCGTGGAAAACTTATGAACAAG TTTGCAGATCTTATTACAAGAGATTTAGAATATATTGCCACTCTTGAAGCCTTGGATAATGGAAAAACATATTCAAATGCAGTTTTTGATATAGAAGCCAGCATAGATACAATTCGTTATTATGCTGGATGGTGTGATAAGATTTTTGGAGACACTATTCCAGCAG ATGGAAATCTTGTTTCACTTACACGCAAGGAACCAATTGGTGTAGTAGGTCAAATTATCCCTTGGAATTATCCTTTTCTTATGTTGGCATGGAAATGGGGTCCAGCATTGGCTACTGGATGTACTATTGTTTTGAAGCCAGCCGAACAAACTCCTCTAAGTGCCCTTTATGCTGCAGCACTTGCTAAAGAGGCTGGATTTCCACCTGGTGTTATAAATGTTATTACTGGTTATGGTCCAACAGCTGGTGCAGCTATTGCCGAACATCCAGGAATTCAAAAAGTTGCATTCACTGGATCTACAGAG GTTGGTCGTCTGATAATGGCAGCTTCTGCTAAGAGTAATCTTAAACGTGTTTCTCTTGAACTAGGTGGCAAAAGTCCATTGGTTATTTTTGATGATGTTGACA TCGAGAAAGCAGCTGAAATTGCTTATAATGCAATATTTGCGAATCATGGACAAAACTGTTGTGCAGGTTCACGTACTTTCGTACATACTAAAATTTATGATCAATTCGTTGCTCACGCCAAACAATTAGCGTTAAAAACAAAAGTCGGTGATCCTTTTGATGCTGAAACTCAACAGGGACCACAAATTGATCAAGAAATGTTTGATAAAGTTTTAGGTTTAATTAAATCAGGAAAGGAAGAAGGAGCTGTATTAGAAGTTGGTGGAGAACGTCACGGCAATGTTGGTTATTTtattaag CCTACCGTTTTTTCAAACGTGACTGACAATATGAGAATCgcaaaagaagaaatatttggaCCTGTTCAATCtattttaaaatttgaaacaatgGATGAAGTTATCGAACGTGCAAACAATACAAATTATGGCCTTGCTGCTGGTGTTCTTAGTAAAGATATTGATAAAGCTTTGATGTTTGCACAAGCAGTACAAGCTGGAAGTGTTTG GGTAAATTGTTACGATGCTATCACGCCTCAAACTCCGTTTGGAGGATTCAAACAGTCGGGAATAGGTCGTGAGCT TGGTGCAGAAGGGTTAAAAGAGTATCTTGAGACTAAAACAGTATCTATTAAAGTGCCAACag AAAAAGTCTGTTTGACTATCTAA
- the LOC126926608 gene encoding aldehyde dehydrogenase 1A1 isoform X1, protein MSRKMPDIKYTQLFINNEFMDSVSRKKFPTINPADGTVIADISEGDKADVDKAVTAASRAFSRGSDWRNMDSSVRGKLMNKFADLITRDLEYIATLEALDNGKTYSNAVFDIEASIDTIRYYAGWCDKIFGDTIPADGNLVSLTRKEPIGVVGQIIPWNYPFLMLAWKWGPALATGCTIVLKPAEQTPLSALYAAALAKEAGFPPGVINVITGYGPTAGAAIAEHPGIQKVAFTGSTEVGRLIMAASAKSNLKRVSLELGGKSPLVIFDDVDIEKAAEIAYNAIFANHGQNCCAGSRTFVHTKIYDQFVAHAKQLALKTKVGDPFDAETQQGPQIDQEMFDKVLGLIKSGKEEGAVLEVGGERHGNVGYFIKPTVFSNVTDNMRIAKEEIFGPVQSILKFETMDEVIERANNTNYGLAAGVLSKDIDKALMFAQAVQAGSVWVNCYDAITPQTPFGGFKQSGIGRELGAEGLKEYLETKTVSIKVPTDEVQILPTSGYLVLACQVRKIKARTIVRSTD, encoded by the exons ATGAGTCGTAAAATGCCGGATATTAAATATACTCAG ttatttataaataatgaaTTTATGGATTCTGTGAGTCGTAAAAAGTTTCCTACTATAAATCCAGCTGACGGTACTGTTATTGCAGATATCTCTGAAGGTGATAAG GCAGATGTAGATAAGGCAGTTACAGCTGCAAGTCGAGCATTTAGTAGAGGATCAGATTGGCGAAATATGGATTCATCTGTTCGTGGAAAACTTATGAACAAG TTTGCAGATCTTATTACAAGAGATTTAGAATATATTGCCACTCTTGAAGCCTTGGATAATGGAAAAACATATTCAAATGCAGTTTTTGATATAGAAGCCAGCATAGATACAATTCGTTATTATGCTGGATGGTGTGATAAGATTTTTGGAGACACTATTCCAGCAG ATGGAAATCTTGTTTCACTTACACGCAAGGAACCAATTGGTGTAGTAGGTCAAATTATCCCTTGGAATTATCCTTTTCTTATGTTGGCATGGAAATGGGGTCCAGCATTGGCTACTGGATGTACTATTGTTTTGAAGCCAGCCGAACAAACTCCTCTAAGTGCCCTTTATGCTGCAGCACTTGCTAAAGAGGCTGGATTTCCACCTGGTGTTATAAATGTTATTACTGGTTATGGTCCAACAGCTGGTGCAGCTATTGCCGAACATCCAGGAATTCAAAAAGTTGCATTCACTGGATCTACAGAG GTTGGTCGTCTGATAATGGCAGCTTCTGCTAAGAGTAATCTTAAACGTGTTTCTCTTGAACTAGGTGGCAAAAGTCCATTGGTTATTTTTGATGATGTTGACA TCGAGAAAGCAGCTGAAATTGCTTATAATGCAATATTTGCGAATCATGGACAAAACTGTTGTGCAGGTTCACGTACTTTCGTACATACTAAAATTTATGATCAATTCGTTGCTCACGCCAAACAATTAGCGTTAAAAACAAAAGTCGGTGATCCTTTTGATGCTGAAACTCAACAGGGACCACAAATTGATCAAGAAATGTTTGATAAAGTTTTAGGTTTAATTAAATCAGGAAAGGAAGAAGGAGCTGTATTAGAAGTTGGTGGAGAACGTCACGGCAATGTTGGTTATTTtattaag CCTACCGTTTTTTCAAACGTGACTGACAATATGAGAATCgcaaaagaagaaatatttggaCCTGTTCAATCtattttaaaatttgaaacaatgGATGAAGTTATCGAACGTGCAAACAATACAAATTATGGCCTTGCTGCTGGTGTTCTTAGTAAAGATATTGATAAAGCTTTGATGTTTGCACAAGCAGTACAAGCTGGAAGTGTTTG GGTAAATTGTTACGATGCTATCACGCCTCAAACTCCGTTTGGAGGATTCAAACAGTCGGGAATAGGTCGTGAGCT TGGTGCAGAAGGGTTAAAAGAGTATCTTGAGACTAAAACAGTATCTATTAAAGTGCCAACag ATGAAGTACAAATTTTACCCACATCCGGTTATTTAGTACTTGCATGTCAAGTACGCAAGATAAAGGCTC GAACCATCGTAAGATCAACGGATTAA
- the LOC126926608 gene encoding aldehyde dehydrogenase 1A1 isoform X2: protein MSRKMPDIKYTQLFINNEFMDSVSRKKFPTINPADGTVIADISEGDKADVDKAVTAASRAFSRGSDWRNMDSSVRGKLMNKFADLITRDLEYIATLEALDNGKTYSNAVFDIEASIDTIRYYAGWCDKIFGDTIPADGNLVSLTRKEPIGVVGQIIPWNYPFLMLAWKWGPALATGCTIVLKPAEQTPLSALYAAALAKEAGFPPGVINVITGYGPTAGAAIAEHPGIQKVAFTGSTEVGRLIMAASAKSNLKRVSLELGGKSPLVIFDDVDIEKAAEIAYNAIFANHGQNCCAGSRTFVHTKIYDQFVAHAKQLALKTKVGDPFDAETQQGPQIDQEMFDKVLGLIKSGKEEGAVLEVGGERHGNVGYFIKPTVFSNVTDNMRIAKEEIFGPVQSILKFETMDEVIERANNTNYGLAAGVLSKDIDKALMFAQAVQAGSVWVNCYDAITPQTPFGGFKQSGIGRELGAEGLKEYLETKTVSIKVPTDEVQILPTSGYLVLACQVRKIKARI from the exons ATGAGTCGTAAAATGCCGGATATTAAATATACTCAG ttatttataaataatgaaTTTATGGATTCTGTGAGTCGTAAAAAGTTTCCTACTATAAATCCAGCTGACGGTACTGTTATTGCAGATATCTCTGAAGGTGATAAG GCAGATGTAGATAAGGCAGTTACAGCTGCAAGTCGAGCATTTAGTAGAGGATCAGATTGGCGAAATATGGATTCATCTGTTCGTGGAAAACTTATGAACAAG TTTGCAGATCTTATTACAAGAGATTTAGAATATATTGCCACTCTTGAAGCCTTGGATAATGGAAAAACATATTCAAATGCAGTTTTTGATATAGAAGCCAGCATAGATACAATTCGTTATTATGCTGGATGGTGTGATAAGATTTTTGGAGACACTATTCCAGCAG ATGGAAATCTTGTTTCACTTACACGCAAGGAACCAATTGGTGTAGTAGGTCAAATTATCCCTTGGAATTATCCTTTTCTTATGTTGGCATGGAAATGGGGTCCAGCATTGGCTACTGGATGTACTATTGTTTTGAAGCCAGCCGAACAAACTCCTCTAAGTGCCCTTTATGCTGCAGCACTTGCTAAAGAGGCTGGATTTCCACCTGGTGTTATAAATGTTATTACTGGTTATGGTCCAACAGCTGGTGCAGCTATTGCCGAACATCCAGGAATTCAAAAAGTTGCATTCACTGGATCTACAGAG GTTGGTCGTCTGATAATGGCAGCTTCTGCTAAGAGTAATCTTAAACGTGTTTCTCTTGAACTAGGTGGCAAAAGTCCATTGGTTATTTTTGATGATGTTGACA TCGAGAAAGCAGCTGAAATTGCTTATAATGCAATATTTGCGAATCATGGACAAAACTGTTGTGCAGGTTCACGTACTTTCGTACATACTAAAATTTATGATCAATTCGTTGCTCACGCCAAACAATTAGCGTTAAAAACAAAAGTCGGTGATCCTTTTGATGCTGAAACTCAACAGGGACCACAAATTGATCAAGAAATGTTTGATAAAGTTTTAGGTTTAATTAAATCAGGAAAGGAAGAAGGAGCTGTATTAGAAGTTGGTGGAGAACGTCACGGCAATGTTGGTTATTTtattaag CCTACCGTTTTTTCAAACGTGACTGACAATATGAGAATCgcaaaagaagaaatatttggaCCTGTTCAATCtattttaaaatttgaaacaatgGATGAAGTTATCGAACGTGCAAACAATACAAATTATGGCCTTGCTGCTGGTGTTCTTAGTAAAGATATTGATAAAGCTTTGATGTTTGCACAAGCAGTACAAGCTGGAAGTGTTTG GGTAAATTGTTACGATGCTATCACGCCTCAAACTCCGTTTGGAGGATTCAAACAGTCGGGAATAGGTCGTGAGCT TGGTGCAGAAGGGTTAAAAGAGTATCTTGAGACTAAAACAGTATCTATTAAAGTGCCAACag ATGAAGTACAAATTTTACCCACATCCGGTTATTTAGTACTTGCATGTCAAGTACGCAAGATAAAGGCTCGTATATAG
- the LOC126926642 gene encoding NADH dehydrogenase [ubiquinone] 1 beta subcomplex subunit 2, mitochondrial-like, whose product MLLSRGPSILRNIYELNGRKQTGVNLEQIRKCWAYRTAIEPKRRWKITAECIGGIVWWWIFWNAWHDYEHIIGHFPEIRPIEWSDEELGIPPDD is encoded by the exons ATGTTGTTGTCGCGTGGTCCATCAATTTTGAGAAACATATACGAATTAAATGGAAGAAAACAGACTGGAGTGAATTTAGAACAGATTCGTAAAtg ttgGGCCTATCGTACAGCGATTGAACCTAAAAGACGATGGAAAATAACGGCTGAATGCATTGGTGGAATTGTATGGTGGTGGATCTTTTGGAACGCATGGCACGATTATGAGCATATTATT GGTCACTTCCCTGAAATACGTCCAATAGAGTGGTCTGACGAAGAATTGGGAATTCCACCAGATGATTAG